In one Methanobrevibacter arboriphilus genomic region, the following are encoded:
- a CDS encoding DUF4012 domain-containing protein → MERKNKLIIAITIVAAIGILAVVWGTFLGGPDLSQGDKSILVLAVDEGESRPGMGAVDMAFVIDLKNGSISNYTPIYPGGKTHPTQPEPAEAQSQGAGSKLLLHDSLWGTNTQQGMQYAKEIVEANTNMTPDAVVAINTEALDAVIQAAGPIKVDGQETNISAIDLVRENDELHGGSMSRGEAVMALASALSTAANNPDKRNAMVQAALDQYSKGNIVMIPQGSFVGLMASKGLGSVL, encoded by the coding sequence ATGGAAAGAAAAAATAAACTCATAATTGCAATTACAATAGTGGCTGCAATTGGAATACTTGCTGTTGTTTGGGGAACATTTTTAGGAGGCCCTGATTTATCTCAAGGAGATAAGAGCATTTTAGTGTTAGCTGTTGATGAAGGTGAATCAAGACCAGGTATGGGTGCTGTAGATATGGCATTTGTTATAGACTTGAAAAATGGAAGTATATCTAATTATACACCAATTTATCCAGGTGGTAAAACTCATCCAACTCAACCTGAACCTGCAGAAGCACAATCACAGGGAGCTGGATCTAAGCTTTTACTTCATGATTCATTATGGGGTACTAACACTCAACAAGGAATGCAATATGCAAAAGAAATTGTTGAAGCTAATACAAATATGACACCTGATGCTGTAGTAGCAATAAATACTGAAGCATTAGATGCAGTTATACAAGCTGCAGGCCCTATAAAAGTTGATGGACAAGAAACAAATATTAGTGCAATAGATCTTGTACGAGAAAACGATGAATTACATGGAGGATCCATGAGCAGAGGAGAAGCTGTGATGGCACTTGCTTCAGCACTTTCAACTGCTGCAAATAATCCAGATAAACGGAATGCTATGGTTCAAGCTGCTTTAGATCAGTATTCTAAAGGCAATATTGTAATGATTCCACAAGGATCATTTGTTGGCCTAATGGCTTCTAAAGGATTAGGATCTGTTTTATAA
- the hemL gene encoding glutamate-1-semialdehyde 2,1-aminomutase yields the protein MNSKDLFNESKRYFPGGVNSPVRAFKPYPVFIEKAKGSKIWDVEGNEYIDCCLGYGPLILGHSDSSVIDNVCSQASIGTAYGAPTENEIKLARMVIDRVPCAEMIRFVNSGTEATMSAIRLARGCTSKNKIVKFEGSYHGAHDYVLVKSGSGAAALPDSLGIPEDTTKNTLTCPYNDEDALKKLIVDEKDNIAAVIVEPVMGNIGCVEPNNGYLEFLREITEENNILLIFDEVITGFRLSSGGAQTYYSITPDLVTMGKIIGGGFPMGAFAGKREIMEMIAPEGNVYQAGTFNGNPISVKAGISTLNQLDQDFYKNLNKKGNYLRNQISEIVDNLDLNIQTVGLASMFQIYFNIEKVTNYEIAKKSDIEKFSIYFHELMDNGIFIPPSQFECNFLSSSHSNEDIEKLLIAIEDSLKIAWK from the coding sequence ATGAATTCAAAAGATTTATTCAATGAATCAAAAAGATATTTTCCTGGAGGAGTTAATTCTCCAGTACGTGCATTTAAACCATATCCTGTTTTTATAGAAAAAGCTAAAGGATCTAAAATTTGGGATGTTGAAGGTAATGAATATATTGATTGTTGTTTGGGATATGGACCTTTAATCTTAGGTCATTCTGACTCTAGTGTAATTGATAATGTTTGCAGTCAAGCGAGTATTGGAACTGCATATGGAGCACCAACTGAAAACGAGATAAAATTGGCAAGAATGGTTATTGATAGAGTACCTTGTGCTGAAATGATAAGATTTGTGAATTCTGGGACAGAAGCTACAATGAGTGCAATACGTTTAGCTAGAGGTTGCACTAGTAAAAATAAAATAGTTAAATTTGAAGGTAGCTATCACGGTGCTCATGATTATGTTTTGGTGAAATCTGGATCTGGAGCAGCAGCTCTTCCTGATTCTCTTGGAATTCCAGAAGACACTACAAAAAATACTTTAACATGTCCTTATAATGATGAAGATGCTTTAAAAAAACTCATTGTTGATGAGAAAGATAATATAGCTGCAGTAATAGTGGAGCCTGTAATGGGTAATATTGGATGTGTTGAACCAAATAATGGATATTTAGAGTTTTTAAGAGAAATCACTGAAGAAAATAATATACTCCTTATTTTTGATGAGGTTATCACTGGTTTTAGACTTTCCAGTGGAGGAGCTCAGACTTATTACTCTATTACTCCTGATCTTGTTACTATGGGTAAAATTATTGGAGGAGGATTTCCTATGGGTGCATTTGCAGGAAAACGTGAGATAATGGAAATGATAGCTCCTGAAGGAAATGTTTATCAAGCTGGAACATTTAATGGAAATCCTATATCAGTAAAAGCTGGTATTTCTACATTGAATCAACTTGATCAAGATTTTTACAAGAATTTAAATAAAAAAGGAAATTATTTAAGAAATCAAATATCTGAAATTGTTGATAATTTAGATTTAAATATCCAGACTGTTGGCTTAGCTTCAATGTTTCAAATATATTTCAATATTGAAAAAGTAACAAATTATGAAATAGCTAAAAAATCAGATATTGAAAAATTCTCTATATATTTCCATGAATTGATGGATAATGGTATTTTTATACCTCCAAGTCAGTTTGAATGTAATTTTTTATCCTCTTCTCATAGTAATGAAGATATAGAAAAATTATTAATTGCTATTGAGGATTCTCTAAAAATTGCTTGGAAATAA